In Mytilus trossulus isolate FHL-02 chromosome 6, PNRI_Mtr1.1.1.hap1, whole genome shotgun sequence, a single window of DNA contains:
- the LOC134722749 gene encoding uncharacterized protein LOC134722749, with product MRVHVFGNSPSPAVASYCLRKAASVNKTTNISDIVEFVNRHFYIDDGLVSLATPREAIDLLLRIRESLQTGGNLRLHKIPSNSKEVMDAFEQQDRANNLKDIDLCVDELPTHQSLGLNWELETDTFTYKVSPEEKPFSRRGLLSTVNGIFDPMGFVAPIVVKGKLLLREIANGSYNWNDPLPRHLFAK from the coding sequence ATGAGAGTGCACGTATTTGGAAATAGCCCGTCTCCAGCAGTTGCTTCATACTGCCTTAGAAAAGCAGCATCAGTTAACAAAACTACAAACATATCAGATATTGTTGAATTTGTTAATAGACATTTCTATATAGACGATGGTTTGGTATCACTTGCAACACCGAGAGAAGCTATCGATTTACTTCTGCGAATTCGTGAATCACTTCAAACAGGAGGTAATCTCCGCCTCCACAAAATTCCATCTAATAGCAAGGAAGTTATGGACGCTTTTGAACAACAAGACCGTGCTAATAACTTAAAAGATATTGATTTGTGTGTTGACGAACTGCCTACTCATCAAAGTTTAGGTCTTAATTGGGAGTTAGAAACTGACACGTTCACATACAAAGTTTCTCCAGAAGAAAAACCTTTCAGCAGACGAGGATTATTATCCACCGTAAACGGCATATTCGACCCTATGGGATTTGTTGCTCCTATTGTCGTTAAAGGGAAGTTGTTACTCCGAGAAATCGCAAATGGATCATACAACTGGAATGACCCACTTCCCAGACATCTGTTTGCAAAGTAG